The following coding sequences lie in one Isoptericola variabilis 225 genomic window:
- a CDS encoding ATP-binding protein has translation MTLLEAAPPAELTEVEAWTVCGVDDVAHVRARLEDALAAAPGGRVLDAKARDRIILVASELATNAVRHGSQPVTLRLLGHGSTFVVDVVDHRPDAPPVVGTAGAGTGGFGLILAARAAKGLGWFRAQGAKHVWAQFA, from the coding sequence ATGACGCTGCTCGAAGCTGCTCCCCCCGCGGAGCTCACCGAGGTCGAGGCCTGGACCGTCTGCGGCGTCGACGACGTCGCGCACGTCCGCGCACGCCTGGAGGATGCGCTCGCCGCCGCACCCGGCGGGCGCGTGCTCGACGCCAAGGCCCGCGACCGCATCATCCTCGTCGCGTCCGAGCTCGCGACCAACGCCGTGCGCCACGGCAGCCAGCCGGTGACGCTGCGCCTGCTCGGCCACGGCAGCACGTTCGTGGTCGACGTCGTCGACCACCGCCCCGACGCACCGCCCGTCGTGGGGACCGCCGGTGCGGGCACCGGGGGCTTCGGGCTCATCCTCGCCGCACGCGCGGCCAAGGGGCTGGGCTGGTTCCGCGCCCAGGGCGCGAAGCACGTGTGGGCGCAGTTCGCCTGA
- a CDS encoding SpoIIE family protein phosphatase, whose protein sequence is MTKSAAASAAPVPASSEAAASEAVARVGVPATVQPRGVLLAVRVSDGVVLHASAATDLLGLEVSEVLGKPLSDVLGAGPAGQILAPVVAGVDLATVNPLVVERPARCGGGELEAILHRPRRTSASAPSLVVVELAPRTSGNGVATGYGPLRTALADLELAESLDELYDVALEAMRTLTGFERVSLYLLDAQGNAEVVAEAHRRGLAPWTGVHFPASDIPAEVRELHQSLRVHLVDDTEAEPVPVLAADPSVAGRQLDLSAATLRAEPREYVALHRARGARATIAVGLSYGGELWGVVYGHHYGSPKRVPYDVRVGVELIASTLSALRAAQVGADRDAEARRQERVLAHLAADSRDESVPLGTAITRSGWTRRLVRADGAIVRAEGRVTSVGHVPDAAGQQALIAWVSGAGEEVIATDCLRETAPDVAAAAPDVAGVMGIALPEGQVLIWLRDEVQRRVEWGSDPSSSRPLRADDPIRTMLRASEERWREVVDGHSLPWTEDQVDSAAALRVHLLEALYLRGRKEVRATEELQRSLLPHDLAHVDGWTVEARYEAAGAGLVGGDWYDALVLPSGHLALVVGDVTGHGLQAAATMGQLRTALRTSLVGSSTAHEAARLLFEVVRWTLPGEVATLTVALVDPVTGVVENVSLGHPPLLVVQPDGAVRWGPKAGAPPLGLARDVPPATRVEVPLGGALVLYSDGLVERRDESIGEGLARLATAFVRGPAVDVDEVLRSTRDERSADDATLLVVRREA, encoded by the coding sequence GTGACGAAGTCCGCTGCGGCGTCTGCCGCGCCGGTACCGGCGTCGAGCGAGGCCGCGGCGAGCGAGGCCGTCGCGCGCGTCGGCGTCCCGGCGACCGTGCAGCCCCGCGGCGTGCTCCTGGCGGTGCGCGTGAGCGACGGCGTCGTCCTCCACGCCTCCGCCGCGACCGACCTCCTGGGTCTCGAGGTGAGCGAGGTCCTCGGCAAGCCCCTGTCGGACGTGCTCGGCGCGGGCCCCGCCGGCCAGATCCTCGCGCCCGTCGTCGCGGGCGTCGACCTCGCCACGGTCAACCCGCTCGTGGTCGAGCGGCCCGCCCGGTGCGGGGGAGGAGAGCTCGAGGCGATCCTGCACCGTCCCCGCCGCACGTCGGCGTCGGCGCCCTCGCTCGTCGTGGTCGAGCTCGCGCCGCGGACGTCCGGCAACGGCGTCGCGACCGGCTACGGGCCGCTGCGCACGGCGCTCGCAGACCTCGAGCTCGCCGAGTCGCTCGACGAGCTGTACGACGTCGCGCTCGAGGCGATGCGCACCCTGACGGGCTTCGAGCGCGTGTCGCTCTACCTGCTCGACGCCCAGGGCAACGCCGAGGTCGTCGCCGAGGCGCACCGCCGCGGGCTCGCGCCGTGGACCGGCGTCCACTTCCCGGCGTCCGACATCCCCGCCGAGGTGCGCGAGCTCCACCAGAGCCTGCGCGTGCACCTGGTCGACGACACCGAGGCCGAGCCCGTGCCGGTCCTGGCGGCGGACCCGTCGGTCGCGGGCCGCCAGCTCGACCTGTCGGCGGCGACGCTGCGCGCCGAGCCGCGCGAGTACGTCGCGCTGCACCGCGCCCGCGGCGCCCGCGCCACGATCGCGGTCGGGCTGTCGTACGGCGGCGAGCTGTGGGGCGTCGTCTACGGCCACCACTACGGGAGCCCGAAGCGCGTCCCCTACGACGTGCGCGTCGGCGTGGAGCTCATCGCGAGCACCCTCTCGGCCCTGCGCGCCGCCCAGGTCGGCGCCGACCGCGACGCCGAGGCACGCCGCCAGGAACGCGTCCTGGCCCACCTCGCCGCCGACTCCCGCGACGAGTCCGTGCCGCTCGGCACGGCCATCACGCGCTCCGGCTGGACCCGTCGCCTCGTGCGCGCGGACGGCGCGATCGTGCGCGCCGAGGGGCGCGTGACGAGCGTCGGGCACGTGCCCGACGCCGCGGGCCAGCAGGCGCTCATCGCCTGGGTCTCGGGCGCCGGCGAGGAGGTCATCGCGACCGACTGCCTGCGTGAGACCGCGCCCGACGTCGCGGCCGCGGCCCCCGACGTCGCCGGCGTCATGGGCATCGCGCTGCCGGAGGGCCAGGTCCTCATCTGGCTCCGCGACGAGGTGCAGCGGCGCGTCGAGTGGGGCAGCGATCCGTCGTCGAGCCGGCCGCTGCGCGCCGACGACCCGATCCGCACCATGCTGCGGGCCTCGGAGGAGCGCTGGCGGGAGGTCGTCGACGGGCACAGCCTGCCGTGGACCGAGGACCAGGTCGACAGCGCGGCCGCCCTGCGCGTGCACCTGCTCGAGGCGCTCTACCTGCGCGGGCGCAAGGAGGTCCGGGCGACCGAGGAGCTGCAGCGCAGCCTCCTGCCGCACGACCTCGCGCACGTCGACGGGTGGACCGTCGAGGCGCGCTACGAGGCGGCCGGGGCCGGGCTCGTCGGCGGCGACTGGTACGACGCGCTCGTGCTGCCCTCGGGCCACCTCGCGCTCGTCGTGGGCGACGTCACGGGCCACGGCCTGCAGGCCGCGGCGACCATGGGCCAGCTGCGCACGGCGCTGCGCACGTCGCTGGTCGGCAGCAGCACCGCGCACGAGGCGGCCCGCCTGCTCTTCGAGGTCGTGCGCTGGACGCTCCCGGGCGAGGTCGCGACGCTCACGGTCGCGCTCGTCGACCCGGTCACAGGCGTCGTCGAGAACGTGTCGCTGGGGCACCCGCCCCTGCTCGTCGTGCAGCCCGACGGCGCCGTCCGGTGGGGCCCCAAGGCCGGTGCCCCGCCGCTCGGCCTCGCGCGCGACGTCCCGCCGGCGACCCGCGTCGAGGTGCCCCTGGGCGGCGCGCTCGTGCTCTACAGCGACGGGCTGGTGGAGCGTCGCGACGAGTCGATCGGCGAGGGGCTCGCGCGGCTCGCGACGGCGTTCGTGCGCGGCCCGGCGGTGGACGTCGACGAGGTCCTGCGCAGCACGCGCGACGAGCGGTCGGCCGACGACGCGACCCTGCTGGTGGTGCGGCGGGAGGCCTGA
- a CDS encoding dihydrodipicolinate synthase family protein, with the protein MTVRLPRFDDAGRPVGTEVRELNAPGPWTTPAGEITSRVAFAAAHVVPHVGAENVPGAPAVVDWDSTLAYRHRIWEHGLGVADAMDTAQRGMGLDWAATQELVRRSAAEAASVGARIACGAGTDQLDPASVEAGEAGLAAVTEAYREQVRVVQEAGAQVIVMASRALAKVARSAEDYARVYDAVLAEADSPVILHWLGTMFDPALAGYWGSDSVDTATATFLDLIKAHQAKVDGVKVSLLDAQHEIGLRRALAALEGPTVRLYTGDDFNYPELIAGDDQGYSDALLGIFAAIYPAASTALQAFDAGEAGRGHAILASTEKLGRHIFCAPTYFYKTGVAFLSWLNGFQPGFQLVGGLHSGRSLAHLVELARLADGCGMLLEPETAAKRLDALLVTNGVTA; encoded by the coding sequence GTGACGGTCCGCCTCCCGCGGTTCGACGACGCCGGCCGCCCGGTCGGCACCGAGGTGCGCGAGCTCAACGCCCCGGGTCCGTGGACGACGCCCGCCGGTGAGATCACCTCGCGCGTCGCGTTCGCCGCGGCGCACGTCGTGCCGCACGTCGGCGCGGAGAACGTGCCGGGCGCGCCCGCGGTCGTCGACTGGGACTCGACCCTCGCGTACCGGCACCGGATCTGGGAGCACGGGCTCGGCGTCGCCGACGCCATGGACACCGCGCAGCGCGGCATGGGCCTCGACTGGGCCGCGACGCAGGAGCTCGTGCGCCGCTCCGCCGCCGAGGCGGCGTCGGTCGGCGCCCGCATCGCGTGCGGCGCGGGGACCGACCAGCTCGACCCCGCGTCGGTCGAGGCCGGCGAGGCCGGGCTGGCCGCCGTCACCGAGGCGTACCGCGAGCAGGTGCGCGTCGTGCAGGAGGCCGGGGCACAGGTCATCGTCATGGCGTCGCGCGCCCTGGCCAAGGTCGCCCGCTCGGCCGAGGACTACGCGCGCGTCTACGACGCGGTGCTCGCCGAGGCCGACAGCCCGGTGATCCTGCACTGGCTCGGCACGATGTTCGACCCGGCGCTCGCCGGCTACTGGGGCTCGGACAGCGTCGACACCGCGACCGCCACGTTCCTCGACCTCATCAAGGCCCACCAGGCCAAGGTCGACGGCGTCAAGGTGTCGCTGCTCGACGCGCAGCACGAGATCGGCCTGCGCCGCGCGCTCGCCGCGCTCGAGGGACCGACGGTCCGCCTCTACACGGGCGACGACTTCAACTACCCCGAGCTCATCGCGGGCGACGACCAGGGCTACTCCGACGCACTGCTCGGCATCTTCGCGGCGATCTACCCCGCCGCGTCGACCGCGCTGCAGGCGTTCGACGCCGGCGAGGCGGGGCGCGGGCACGCGATCCTCGCGTCGACCGAGAAGCTGGGCCGGCACATCTTCTGCGCGCCGACCTACTTCTACAAGACGGGCGTCGCGTTCCTGTCGTGGCTCAACGGCTTCCAGCCGGGCTTCCAGCTCGTCGGCGGGCTGCACTCCGGCCGGTCGCTCGCGCACCTCGTGGAGCTCGCGCGCCTGGCGGACGGCTGCGGCATGCTGCTCGAGCCGGAGACGGCCGCGAAGCGCCTCGACGCGCTCCTGGTCACGAACGGGGTGACCGCGTGA
- a CDS encoding STAS domain-containing protein produces MSAPTVRSDAGPERRHAGSTDEKERTVTHGDVRIEDDGYLWVMRGEVDAAVQARHEEQLLQVTRAASRRIVIDLSDVSFMDSGGLRLLYHAADGSPQPPLLKGAPARIRDLLELSGVIGLFTLEDEQEAGASPTAQAGV; encoded by the coding sequence ATGAGCGCTCCCACGGTAAGGTCGGATGCCGGACCCGAGCGCCGGCACGCCGGCAGCACCGACGAGAAGGAGCGCACCGTGACCCACGGCGACGTCCGCATCGAGGACGACGGCTACCTCTGGGTGATGCGGGGTGAGGTCGACGCCGCGGTCCAGGCCCGCCACGAGGAGCAGCTGCTCCAGGTCACGCGTGCCGCGAGCCGGCGGATCGTCATCGACCTGTCCGACGTGAGCTTCATGGACTCCGGCGGCCTGCGTCTGCTGTACCACGCCGCGGACGGCAGCCCGCAGCCGCCGCTGCTCAAGGGCGCACCGGCGCGCATCCGCGACCTGCTCGAGCTCTCCGGCGTCATCGGCCTGTTCACGCTCGAGGACGAGCAGGAGGCAGGCGCCTCCCCGACCGCTCAGGCGGGCGTATGA
- a CDS encoding uridine kinase, which yields MTDSDLPATAPAADALFDVPPDARRPAARVVLLTGPSGSGKSALTRRLGLPVVALDDFYRDVDHPGMPMRYGIVDWDDPRSWDGAAALEALRTVTTTGRTEVPVYDIPTSRRTGTTVVETQGAPLVVAEGIFAAELVEACRAEGLLADAICLVRPRLVTFWFRFLRDVAEARKPLGTLVRRGWGLLREEPRLVRRWVALGCRTATPGQAERAIRILAR from the coding sequence GTGACCGACAGCGACCTGCCCGCGACCGCCCCGGCGGCCGACGCCCTCTTCGACGTCCCGCCGGACGCCCGGCGGCCCGCCGCGCGCGTCGTGCTGCTCACGGGCCCGTCGGGGTCGGGCAAGTCGGCGCTGACGCGCCGGCTCGGTCTGCCGGTCGTCGCGCTCGACGACTTCTACCGCGACGTCGACCACCCGGGCATGCCGATGCGCTACGGCATCGTCGACTGGGACGACCCGCGCAGCTGGGACGGCGCCGCCGCGCTCGAGGCGCTGCGCACCGTGACGACCACGGGCCGCACCGAGGTGCCGGTCTACGACATCCCGACGTCGCGCCGCACGGGCACGACGGTGGTCGAGACGCAGGGGGCGCCGCTCGTCGTCGCCGAGGGCATCTTCGCCGCCGAGCTCGTCGAGGCGTGCCGCGCCGAGGGGCTCCTCGCCGACGCGATCTGCCTCGTCCGGCCGCGGCTCGTGACCTTCTGGTTCCGCTTCCTGCGCGACGTCGCGGAGGCGCGCAAGCCGCTCGGCACGCTCGTGCGCCGGGGCTGGGGACTGCTGCGCGAGGAGCCGCGCCTCGTGCGGCGGTGGGTCGCCTTGGGCTGCCGCACGGCGACCCCTGGTCAGGCGGAGAGGGCCATCCGTATCCTCGCCCGGTAG
- a CDS encoding LacI family DNA-binding transcriptional regulator, with protein sequence MARARLQDVAQRAGVSLATASRVLNGSDRQPGPQLVERVRAAAAELGYVVNAQAQALARARTGLLGLVVQDISDPYFSTIAAGAQAAARERGRLVLLASTERDPAAERDAVAAFAAHRVDGIVVAGTRWSSDEDAALVAELGAYEAAGGRAVIVGQPLGDARVVRPPNAEGARDLATALLGQGHRRFVVLSGPARVATSQERAGAFAEAVRAGGGDVVATLETEFSRDGGHEIGDELARLVRAEAGEPPCVFAVTDVMAIGVIARLRELGVEVPRDVRVAGFDDVPTLRDHAPALTTVHIPLEEMGRRAVVAAVDDGAAATETVVDHEVVLRESTRP encoded by the coding sequence GTGGCCAGGGCACGGCTGCAGGACGTCGCTCAGCGGGCGGGGGTGTCGCTCGCGACGGCGTCGCGCGTCCTCAACGGGTCCGACCGTCAGCCCGGACCGCAGCTCGTCGAGCGCGTGCGCGCCGCGGCCGCGGAGCTCGGCTACGTCGTCAACGCCCAGGCGCAGGCCCTGGCCCGCGCGCGGACCGGGCTGCTGGGCCTCGTCGTCCAGGACATCTCGGACCCCTACTTCTCCACCATCGCGGCCGGGGCGCAGGCCGCCGCCCGCGAGCGGGGGCGCCTCGTCCTGCTGGCCTCGACCGAGCGCGACCCGGCCGCCGAGCGCGACGCCGTCGCCGCGTTCGCCGCGCACCGGGTCGACGGGATCGTCGTCGCCGGGACGCGCTGGTCGTCCGACGAGGACGCCGCGCTCGTTGCGGAGCTCGGGGCGTACGAGGCCGCGGGCGGGCGTGCCGTGATCGTCGGCCAGCCGCTCGGCGACGCCCGGGTCGTGCGGCCGCCGAACGCCGAGGGCGCCCGGGACCTCGCCACGGCGCTGCTCGGCCAGGGGCACCGGCGGTTCGTCGTGCTCAGCGGCCCCGCGCGCGTCGCGACGTCGCAGGAGCGCGCGGGCGCGTTCGCCGAGGCCGTGCGGGCCGGCGGCGGCGACGTCGTCGCGACGCTCGAGACGGAGTTCTCGCGCGACGGCGGGCACGAGATCGGCGACGAGCTGGCCCGGCTCGTGCGGGCCGAGGCCGGCGAGCCGCCGTGCGTCTTCGCGGTCACCGACGTCATGGCGATCGGCGTCATCGCGCGGCTGCGCGAGCTCGGTGTCGAGGTCCCGCGCGACGTGCGCGTCGCGGGGTTCGACGACGTGCCGACGCTGCGCGACCACGCGCCCGCCCTGACGACCGTCCATATCCCGCTCGAGGAGATGGGCCGCCGGGCGGTCGTGGCCGCCGTCGACGACGGTGCCGCGGCGACCGAGACGGTCGTCGACCACGAGGTCGTGCTGCGCGAGTCCACGCGGCCGTAG
- a CDS encoding ATP-binding cassette domain-containing protein, which produces MSTSPATTPVLRADGLAAGYGGPDVVRGVDLELVPGREPVGIVGESGAGKSTIVAALVGQVRPTAGRVTWAGRTVTRIPLREKKRFRAQVRRVTQEGLDVDARWTVDRAVGAALTEARRAGSPSGATVAELLSDVALEPRFAPRTVGSLSGGERQRLALALALATRPAALLLDEPLTAVDPGMRGEVVRRLTEATAAAGTAVLLVSHDLELVERLCTTAHVLAEGTFVASGPLQEVLATSDHPAVRGLAEAAPLAVQRFA; this is translated from the coding sequence ATGAGCACGTCCCCCGCCACCACGCCCGTCCTGCGCGCCGACGGTCTCGCGGCCGGGTACGGAGGCCCCGACGTGGTGCGCGGCGTCGACCTGGAGCTCGTGCCCGGCCGCGAGCCGGTCGGGATCGTCGGCGAGTCCGGGGCGGGCAAGTCGACGATCGTCGCGGCCCTCGTCGGGCAGGTCCGCCCCACGGCAGGACGCGTCACGTGGGCCGGGCGCACCGTCACCCGCATCCCGCTGCGCGAGAAGAAGCGCTTCCGCGCGCAGGTGCGGCGCGTCACCCAGGAGGGCCTCGACGTCGACGCCCGCTGGACCGTCGACCGCGCGGTCGGCGCGGCCCTCACCGAGGCCCGGCGGGCAGGCTCGCCCAGCGGCGCGACGGTCGCCGAGCTGCTCTCCGACGTCGCGCTCGAGCCCCGGTTCGCCCCGCGCACGGTCGGCTCGCTCTCGGGCGGCGAGCGCCAGCGGCTGGCCCTGGCCCTCGCTCTCGCGACCCGCCCGGCCGCGCTGCTGCTCGACGAGCCGCTGACCGCCGTCGACCCCGGGATGCGCGGCGAGGTCGTGCGCCGGTTGACCGAGGCCACGGCGGCGGCCGGGACCGCGGTCCTGCTCGTCTCGCACGACCTCGAGCTCGTCGAGCGCCTGTGCACGACGGCGCACGTCCTCGCCGAGGGGACGTTCGTCGCGTCCGGGCCGCTGCAGGAGGTGCTCGCGACGTCGGACCACCCCGCCGTCCGCGGGCTCGCCGAGGCGGCGCCGCTCGCGGTGCAGCGCTTCGCCTGA
- a CDS encoding glycosyltransferase — MIQRDGLRALSLYEGFFSGGARALHSTVVAGLHAAGRQKHSVLSIHREVRREATLQRMVDDQRYRALRAAGVRISSLGRSSDGDHDPQRFTEAEMASAARHAAAAHVVVSLKEQPLRLVNQAGFPDRPVVACLHRSDPEHSGTALDDLLAAAAAGRLAAVVCCAESTRLAYRAAGVPDHLLRVIPNGINLARFRPVSGARRLALRGALALPGDATVVVYAARYDAMKNPGLFVDSARLFLERDPDGHVVLCGAGMTTANPGLEADLRRAFADRPDLLDRVHALGVRHDMELVLAAADVVALTSVFGEAAPLCLIEGAMCGAIPVTTPVGDSARIVDGIGFVTGFDPGEIAATWSEAAARRTELGGALTAARPRFSHVRMLSAYAGVLERAAHGAGLQVARV, encoded by the coding sequence GTGATCCAGCGCGACGGGCTTCGTGCGCTCTCGCTCTACGAGGGCTTCTTCAGCGGTGGCGCCCGGGCGCTGCACTCGACGGTGGTGGCCGGCCTGCACGCCGCGGGCCGGCAGAAGCACTCGGTGCTCAGCATCCACCGCGAGGTGCGGCGCGAGGCGACGCTGCAGCGGATGGTCGACGACCAGCGCTACCGCGCCCTGCGTGCGGCGGGCGTGCGGATCTCGTCGCTCGGCCGCTCGAGCGACGGCGACCACGACCCGCAGCGGTTCACCGAGGCGGAGATGGCCTCCGCGGCCCGGCACGCGGCCGCCGCGCACGTCGTCGTCTCGCTCAAGGAGCAGCCGCTGCGGCTGGTGAACCAGGCCGGGTTCCCCGACCGCCCGGTCGTCGCGTGCCTGCACCGGTCGGACCCCGAGCACTCGGGCACCGCGCTCGACGACCTGCTCGCGGCCGCCGCCGCGGGCCGCCTCGCCGCCGTGGTGTGCTGCGCCGAGTCGACGCGGCTGGCCTACCGCGCCGCGGGCGTGCCGGACCACCTGCTGCGCGTCATCCCCAACGGCATCAACCTCGCGCGGTTCCGGCCCGTCTCGGGTGCGCGCCGTCTCGCGCTGCGCGGGGCGCTGGCCCTGCCCGGCGACGCGACCGTCGTCGTCTACGCCGCCAGGTACGACGCGATGAAGAACCCCGGCCTGTTCGTCGACTCCGCGCGCCTGTTCCTCGAGCGGGACCCGGACGGCCACGTGGTCCTGTGCGGCGCGGGGATGACGACGGCCAACCCGGGCCTCGAGGCGGACCTGCGCCGCGCGTTCGCCGACCGGCCCGACCTGCTGGACCGCGTGCACGCGCTCGGCGTCCGGCACGACATGGAGCTCGTCCTGGCGGCGGCCGACGTCGTCGCGCTCACGTCGGTGTTCGGCGAGGCGGCGCCGCTGTGCCTCATCGAGGGCGCGATGTGCGGCGCGATCCCCGTCACGACGCCCGTCGGCGACAGCGCGCGCATCGTCGACGGCATCGGGTTCGTCACGGGCTTCGACCCGGGCGAGATCGCGGCCACGTGGTCCGAGGCGGCGGCGCGCCGCACCGAGCTGGGCGGCGCGCTCACCGCGGCCCGCCCGCGGTTCAGCCACGTGCGGATGCTGTCCGCCTACGCGGGCGTGCTGGAGCGTGCCGCGCACGGCGCCGGCCTGCAGGTCGCCCGGGTGTAG
- a CDS encoding ATP-binding protein, translated as MTCTEAPPRVGRMALVGSWTVRSVHELSGVRHALADRLPCDCAAATADPVEDTALSGVERIVLVASELVSNALQHADGPATVRLLCDGRSVLLEVVDRSPDVPPVVASRRPPGEGGFGLHLARRAAHTVGWYRTARDEKRVWARFTDPSPLAPR; from the coding sequence GTGACCTGCACCGAGGCCCCGCCGCGCGTCGGCAGGATGGCGCTGGTCGGCAGCTGGACGGTGCGCTCCGTGCACGAGCTCTCGGGCGTGCGCCACGCGCTGGCCGACCGGCTGCCGTGCGACTGCGCCGCCGCCACCGCCGACCCCGTCGAGGACACCGCCCTGTCCGGCGTCGAGCGCATCGTGCTCGTGGCGAGCGAGCTGGTGTCGAACGCGCTCCAGCACGCCGACGGCCCCGCGACCGTCCGGCTCCTGTGCGACGGCCGGTCGGTCCTGCTCGAGGTCGTCGACCGCAGCCCCGACGTACCGCCCGTGGTCGCGTCGCGGCGTCCGCCCGGCGAGGGCGGCTTCGGCCTGCACCTCGCGCGACGCGCCGCCCACACCGTGGGGTGGTACCGCACCGCGCGCGACGAGAAGCGCGTCTGGGCCCGCTTCACGGACCCGAGCCCCCTCGCGCCGAGGTAG
- a CDS encoding sugar phosphate isomerase/epimerase gives MSAPDLSRCSLNTATVKHASLTEAVEAAAGAGLGAVGLWRHQVQEAGAEKAARIVSDAGLRVSSLCRGGFLTATDDAGIAAALEDNRRAIEEAATVGTRELVFVVGGLPAVSAPGQGPRPDAGPQDRDIVATRARVADRLADLAPVAAEHDVRIVLEPLHPMFAADRAVISTLGQALDLAAPFAPETVGVVVDTYHVWWDPALEESIARAGREGRIASYQVCDWVLPLAAEPLNSRGHVGDGYVDFPTISRWVAAAGYAGDVETEIFNEEIWAADPRRTAETVGARYAAHVLPHL, from the coding sequence GTGAGCGCCCCGGACCTGAGCCGCTGCTCGCTCAACACGGCGACGGTCAAGCACGCGTCGCTCACCGAGGCGGTCGAGGCCGCCGCGGGAGCCGGGCTCGGCGCGGTGGGCCTGTGGCGCCACCAGGTGCAGGAGGCCGGCGCGGAGAAGGCCGCACGGATCGTGTCCGACGCCGGGCTGCGCGTCTCGTCGCTGTGCCGCGGGGGCTTCCTCACGGCCACCGACGACGCCGGGATCGCGGCGGCGCTCGAGGACAACCGGCGGGCCATCGAGGAGGCCGCGACGGTCGGCACGCGCGAGCTCGTGTTCGTCGTCGGCGGCCTGCCCGCGGTGAGCGCGCCCGGCCAGGGCCCGCGGCCCGACGCCGGTCCGCAGGACCGTGACATCGTGGCCACCCGTGCACGCGTCGCGGACCGCCTCGCCGACCTGGCGCCGGTGGCGGCCGAGCACGACGTGCGGATCGTCCTCGAGCCGCTGCACCCGATGTTCGCGGCCGACCGCGCCGTGATCTCGACGCTGGGCCAGGCGCTCGACCTCGCCGCGCCGTTCGCCCCCGAGACCGTGGGCGTCGTCGTGGACACGTACCACGTGTGGTGGGACCCGGCGCTCGAGGAGTCGATCGCCCGGGCCGGGCGCGAGGGCCGCATCGCGAGCTACCAGGTCTGCGACTGGGTGCTGCCGCTCGCGGCCGAGCCCCTGAACTCGCGCGGGCACGTCGGCGACGGCTACGTCGACTTCCCGACGATCTCGCGCTGGGTCGCGGCGGCCGGCTACGCCGGCGACGTCGAGACCGAGATCTTCAACGAGGAGATCTGGGCGGCCGACCCGCGCCGGACCGCGGAGACGGTCGGCGCGCGGTACGCCGCGCACGTCCTGCCCCACCTCTGA
- a CDS encoding Gfo/Idh/MocA family protein produces MNGVTGRMGYRQHLVRSILPIREQGGVELPDGSRVQVEPVLVGRNEEKLRELAKKHDVAEYTTDLDGIINDADTDIVFDAAMTNLRPETLSKAMRAGKHVYTEKPTAETLAEAVELARLREETGVTAGVVHDKLYLPGLVKLRRLVDEGFFGRILSLRGEFGYWVFEGDIQPAQRPSWNYRKEDGGGMTTDMFCHWNYVLEGIIGSVRTVNAQTVTHIPRRWDEQGKPYDATADDAAYGIFEMETPAGDPVVAQINSSWAVRVYRDELVEFQVDGTHGSAVAGLFKCVSQQRANTPKPVWNPDLPTTEKFREQWAEVPANTELENGFRLQWEEFLRDVVAGRPHRFDLLSAARGVQLAELGLRSSAEGRRLDVPEITL; encoded by the coding sequence ATGAACGGCGTGACCGGCCGCATGGGCTACCGCCAGCATCTCGTGCGCTCGATCCTGCCCATCCGCGAGCAGGGCGGCGTCGAGCTTCCCGACGGCTCGCGCGTCCAGGTCGAGCCGGTCCTGGTGGGCCGCAACGAGGAGAAGCTGCGCGAGCTGGCGAAGAAGCACGACGTCGCCGAGTACACGACCGACCTCGACGGCATCATCAACGACGCCGACACAGACATCGTGTTCGACGCCGCGATGACCAACCTGCGCCCCGAGACCCTGAGCAAGGCCATGCGGGCGGGCAAGCACGTCTACACCGAGAAGCCCACGGCCGAGACGCTCGCCGAGGCCGTCGAGCTCGCCCGCCTGCGCGAGGAGACCGGCGTGACCGCCGGCGTCGTGCACGACAAGCTCTACCTGCCCGGCCTCGTCAAGCTCCGCCGCCTCGTCGACGAGGGCTTCTTCGGCCGCATCCTGTCGCTGCGCGGCGAGTTCGGCTACTGGGTCTTCGAGGGCGACATCCAGCCCGCGCAGCGCCCGTCGTGGAACTACCGCAAGGAGGACGGCGGCGGCATGACGACGGACATGTTCTGCCACTGGAACTACGTCCTCGAGGGCATCATCGGCTCGGTCAGGACCGTCAACGCCCAGACCGTCACGCACATCCCGAGGCGCTGGGACGAGCAGGGCAAGCCCTACGACGCCACCGCCGACGACGCCGCCTACGGCATCTTCGAGATGGAGACCCCCGCGGGCGACCCGGTCGTCGCGCAGATCAACTCGTCCTGGGCCGTGCGGGTCTACCGCGACGAGCTCGTCGAGTTCCAGGTCGACGGCACGCACGGCTCCGCCGTCGCCGGCCTCTTCAAGTGCGTCTCCCAGCAGCGCGCCAACACCCCCAAGCCGGTCTGGAACCCGGACCTGCCCACGACCGAGAAGTTCCGCGAGCAGTGGGCCGAGGTGCCGGCCAACACCGAGCTCGAGAACGGCTTCAGGCTGCAGTGGGAGGAGTTCCTGCGCGACGTCGTCGCCGGGCGCCCGCACCGCTTCGACCTGCTCTCCGCCGCGCGCGGCGTCCAGCTCGCCGAGCTGGGCCTGCGCTCGTCCGCCGAGGGCCGCCGCCTCGACGTCCCGGAGATCACGCTGTGA